Part of the Halobellus ruber genome is shown below.
TCGACGTACTCCGCGGCCCGGCCGCCGAGCCGTTCGATTTCCGTCCCGCCGGGGCCGACCGTCACGACCGCGTCGGGGTCGTAGCCCACGAACGAGAACCGGGCGTGGCGGTCGGCGGTGGCGTGGTCGGGCGCGAACGCGCCGGCGGGGTCGCTCGACGGCGTCTTCTCGGCGCTTTCCAGCAGGAAGCCGTAGTCGCTCCGTCCCGACAGCGCGACGTACGCGGTCAGCGGCGTCACCTCCGGCATCGCGGCGGTCACGTGCGCCACCACCGGGCCGTCGGCCGCATCGGTCGCGGCGCCGACGGCCTCGACGAACGCCGACCGCGATTGCGAGAGGTCGGTCACGACGGGACCTCCTCGGGCTTTGTGGATCGATCCTCACCGGGATCGGCCGCGGCCGCGTTCGCAACGAACCTCCGGAGCGCCTCGCGGTCCTTCCGGCCGCCCGAGCGTTCGACGCCGCTGGCGACGTCGACGGCGAACGGCCGGACCGCCTCGACGGCCTCGGCGACGTTCTCCGGGGTCAACCCGCCGGCGAGGACGACCGGCGCGGCAACGCCCGCCGCCACCTCGGCGGTCGCCGCCCAGTCGTGGGTCTCGCCGGTGCCACCCGCCCCCGCGCCGTCGACGGAGTCCATCAGGACGGCGTCGACCGCGGGGGCAACGGCACGCGCGCGGTCGGGAGCGGCGGCGTCGACGACGGCGATCACCTTCGCGGCGACCGCCTCGCGGATCTCACGGAGTTCCGCGGCGTCGAACCCGCCGTGGATCTGGACGGCGTCCGCCCCGACGGCGTCGGCCGTCGCGATCGCCTCCGCGACGGTCTCGGGCATCGTCACGAGCGTCGTCGTGAGAAACGGGGGCGCGGCCGCCGCCAACGTCCCCGCGTCCTCGACTGTGACCTCCCGTGGGGTGTCGACGGGCACGTCGGTGATGATCCCGACCGCGTCCGCGCCGGCGCGTTCGACAGCCTGTAGATCCGCCTCGCTTGTCACGCCACAGATCTTCACCCGGACCATCCGGTCAGCCCTCCACCGGAGCGTCGGCCGTTCCGCACAGCGCCGCGAACGTCTCCGCGGCGTCCCCCTCGTCGATGGCCCGCGCGGCCGCCTCGACGCCCGCCTCGATGGAGTCCGTCAGGCCGGCGACGTGGATCGCGGCGCCGGCGTTCGCGAGGACGATGTCGCGCTTTGGCCCGGTCACCCGGCCGGTCACGATCCCGCGGAGGTCCGCGGCGTTCTCCTCGGGCGTGCCGCCCGCGACCGCCTCGACTGGCGCCGAGTCCAAGCCGATCTGCTCGGGCGTGACGGTGTACTCCTCAATGGTGTCGCCGTCGACTTCGGCCACGACGGTCTCGTCGTGGAGCGCGATCTCGTCCATCCCGGCGCCGTGGACCACCAGCGCCCGGTCTACGGACATCCGGGAGAGCGCGTGGGCCAACACGGGCACCAGATCGGGATCGTATACGCCGACCACCTGTGCGTCCGCGTTTGCGGGGTTCGTCAGCGGCCCGAGGATGTTGAAGATCGTCCGCATTCCCAGTTCCTTCCGCGGGCCGATGACCGCCTTCATCGCGGGGTGAAACACCGGTGCGAGCATAAACCCGATGCCGTCGCGCTCGACTGCGTCCTCCACCGCGGGCGGCTCGGCCTCGATGTCCGCACCGGCGACCTCCAGCACGTCCGCGCTCCCCGAAGTCGAGGAAACGGAGTAGTTGCCGTGCTTTGCGATCGCCACGCCCGCACCCGCCGCGACGATGGCGCTCGTCGTGGAGACGTTGATCGTGTCGTAGTCGTCGCCGCCGGTCCCGACGATGTCGACCAGCGGCTTCCGGTCGGGGTCGATGGTTCGGGCGGCGTCGCGCATCCCCTGGGCGAAGCCCGCGATCTCGGCTTCGGTCTCGCCTTTCGACCTGAGCGCCGCGAGCAGGGCGCCGATCTGGGCCTCGGTCGCCTCCTCGAAGATCAGTCGGACCGCCTCGCGGGACTCCTCTTGGGTCAGATCCTCCCCGTCGGCCGCGCGCTCGATGTATTCCTGGAGTGTCATCGTGGTCACCGATGTACGGTTTCGTGTTGTAGTGAACGAATCCGTACACCAGTATAAGACTGTCGGAGCGGGTCCACGGCCGTCCCGATACGCCGCTGTCGGGCCGCTGAGTGGGATATAGAACCGAGGCGACGCTTCGTCCTCGGGAAATCGGCAGACGGCGGACGCCGGTGTCCGAAACGAAACCTTCAATTGTATCCCCAGGAAACTTCGAGTCGCGAAGGAGTGTGCGACAACGCCTTCGACCCGGCGGGTTGGTAGTCTAGTCCGGTTATGACACCTCCTTGACATGGAGGAGGCCGGCGGTTCAAATCCGCCCCAACCCACTTTCTGATTCCTCGCAACGGCGAGCGCCAGCGAGGAGTCCGTGGAATCGGAAGTGGTTCCGGATGGATTTGAAGCAGGGAGTGAAGCGAGCACTGCGAGCGAAACGACCGTGGTTCAGAGTCCGTTCCAACCCATTCTGCTGTTCGTCCGCCGCTTCGCGTAGCCGGGGTCTCACAGCGCGGCCAACCCACCTGCCAACAACGCCGCGTCGACGCCCAGAAGCACACTCAGCACCGCCCCGCCCGTCAAATACGGCCGCACCGCTGCCAGCGCCTCGTCGGCGTCCTCCCGCGGGAATCCGCCGTCGACG
Proteins encoded:
- a CDS encoding phosphoribosylanthranilate isomerase gives rise to the protein MVRVKICGVTSEADLQAVERAGADAVGIITDVPVDTPREVTVEDAGTLAAAAPPFLTTTLVTMPETVAEAIATADAVGADAVQIHGGFDAAELREIREAVAAKVIAVVDAAAPDRARAVAPAVDAVLMDSVDGAGAGGTGETHDWAATAEVAAGVAAPVVLAGGLTPENVAEAVEAVRPFAVDVASGVERSGGRKDREALRRFVANAAAADPGEDRSTKPEEVPS
- the trpD gene encoding anthranilate phosphoribosyltransferase, which gives rise to MTLQEYIERAADGEDLTQEESREAVRLIFEEATEAQIGALLAALRSKGETEAEIAGFAQGMRDAARTIDPDRKPLVDIVGTGGDDYDTINVSTTSAIVAAGAGVAIAKHGNYSVSSTSGSADVLEVAGADIEAEPPAVEDAVERDGIGFMLAPVFHPAMKAVIGPRKELGMRTIFNILGPLTNPANADAQVVGVYDPDLVPVLAHALSRMSVDRALVVHGAGMDEIALHDETVVAEVDGDTIEEYTVTPEQIGLDSAPVEAVAGGTPEENAADLRGIVTGRVTGPKRDIVLANAGAAIHVAGLTDSIEAGVEAAARAIDEGDAAETFAALCGTADAPVEG